In the Micromonospora narathiwatensis genome, one interval contains:
- the murD gene encoding UDP-N-acetylmuramoyl-L-alanine--D-glutamate ligase: MRLSDLRGRHVAVWGAGREGRAAVTAIAAHGPAGLVAVDDSANFLSLPWEGPVAAAAPLVTGEEGFARLAAADVVVRSPGVPSTHPWMVELRARAVPVTQGSALWMADHGDRTVGVTGSKGKSTTSSLISHLLTAMDRPNVFGGNIGVPLLDLPEAELYVLELSSYQCADLTDSPRVAVVTALFPEHLDAHGGEREYYRDKLNLLGHGPHTVVVNGADPRLALELGDRAAVRAGLPDTTHVASGPDGTPWFHLRDTPLFPRGVLPLVGRHNETNLCVALAVLDALGVDVAGRKDTLAVAVAGFQGLAHRLTEIPDPSGVTFVDDTLATSPYAAMHAIDAYEGRPLTVIVGGTDRGLDYTPLRDHLAEREITVIGIPDSGPRIVEALAGLAAVRTELAEDLVAAVGLSRKLTPAGGVVLLSPAAPSYGRFRNFEHRSEVFAQAVADTAR; encoded by the coding sequence GTGCGCCTGTCTGATCTGCGTGGACGTCATGTCGCCGTCTGGGGAGCCGGCCGGGAGGGCCGAGCCGCGGTGACCGCGATCGCCGCGCACGGCCCGGCCGGCCTGGTCGCCGTCGACGACAGCGCGAACTTCCTCAGCCTGCCCTGGGAGGGGCCGGTCGCCGCGGCCGCGCCGCTGGTGACCGGGGAGGAGGGCTTCGCCCGGCTGGCCGCCGCCGACGTGGTGGTCCGGTCGCCGGGGGTGCCGAGCACCCACCCGTGGATGGTCGAGCTGCGCGCCCGCGCCGTACCGGTCACCCAGGGCAGCGCGCTCTGGATGGCCGACCACGGCGACCGGACGGTGGGGGTCACCGGCAGCAAGGGCAAGAGCACCACGTCCAGCCTGATCAGCCACCTGCTCACCGCGATGGACCGGCCGAACGTCTTCGGCGGCAACATCGGGGTGCCGCTGCTCGACCTGCCCGAGGCCGAGCTGTACGTGCTGGAGCTGTCCAGCTACCAGTGCGCCGACCTGACCGACTCGCCCCGGGTGGCGGTGGTCACCGCGCTCTTCCCCGAGCACCTCGACGCGCACGGCGGCGAGCGGGAGTACTACCGGGACAAGCTCAACCTGCTCGGGCACGGCCCGCACACGGTGGTGGTCAACGGCGCCGACCCGCGGCTCGCCCTGGAGCTGGGGGACCGGGCCGCGGTACGGGCCGGCCTGCCGGACACCACCCACGTCGCCTCCGGCCCGGACGGCACCCCCTGGTTCCACCTGCGGGACACGCCGCTGTTCCCGCGCGGGGTGCTGCCCCTGGTGGGCCGACACAACGAGACCAACCTCTGCGTGGCCCTCGCCGTGCTGGACGCGCTCGGCGTGGACGTGGCGGGCCGCAAGGACACCCTCGCCGTGGCGGTCGCCGGGTTCCAGGGGCTGGCCCACCGGCTCACCGAGATCCCCGACCCGTCGGGCGTCACGTTCGTCGACGACACCCTCGCCACCAGCCCGTACGCGGCGATGCACGCGATCGACGCGTACGAGGGACGGCCGCTGACCGTGATCGTCGGCGGCACCGACCGGGGCCTGGACTACACCCCGTTGCGCGACCACCTGGCCGAGCGGGAGATCACCGTGATCGGCATCCCGGACAGCGGCCCGCGGATCGTCGAGGCGCTCGCCGGGCTGGCGGCGGTGCGGACCGAGCTGGCCGAGGACCTGGTCGCCGCGGTGGGGCTGTCCCGCAAGCTGACCCCGGCCGGCGGGGTGGTGCTGCTCTCCCCGGCCGCCCCGAGCTACGGCCGGTTCCGCAACTTCGAGCACCGGTCGGAGGTGTTCGCGCAGGCGGTCGCCGACACCGCCCGCTGA
- a CDS encoding PucR family transcriptional regulator produces the protein MFPTVREVLALVPVRHGAPRLVAGDAGLDRPVRWVHAAEVPDIATLLGGGELVLTTGIGLPADDAGLRAFIGDLADVGVSGLVVELGRRYVSGVPRVMAAAAERRGLPLVELRRAIPFVRITEAVHALIVDAQLTELRATEEIHQRFTELSVEGADAAEVVRQAADLSGCPVVLENLSRQVLAYDPAGQSAELLLERWEQHSRRIRPGGRTAYDPDSGWLVTTVGARGQDWGRLLLRWPAGGELTTGRALPADDGFESRAAPTGAVRTDAAPAGRTDGDRGGDVALAGRIAGPYAVGSGAPPTRLTILVERAASTLALGRLIRRDAEGLERQIHRTLLTALIDHSRPVDEVALRAKALGVPLDRRHLVGVVVRYRADEPVGEGAAPGVDAGPEAGPARLRDLAEAVGHALLEAKLTGLTSAVDDHAVGALLALPDPAAEEKALAAFAAALRRVRLDAAPARPPAPRSPVGGTFRPAAAGGPAAVIVAAGSSVSSLREAGRSLVEARQIAQAARRDRRDLLIFRLPHVGLAGLLHLLRDEPRVQTFVERELGALLAYHAQHPREQLLGTLRAYLESGRNKSAAAAAVHLSRPAFYERLARIGRILDVDLDSVDACLSLHVALLALDAVRRS, from the coding sequence GTGTTCCCTACCGTGCGTGAGGTGCTCGCCCTGGTGCCGGTGCGCCACGGCGCCCCGCGCCTGGTCGCCGGCGACGCGGGCCTGGACCGGCCCGTGCGCTGGGTGCACGCCGCCGAGGTGCCGGACATCGCCACCCTGCTCGGCGGCGGCGAACTGGTGCTCACCACCGGCATCGGGTTGCCGGCCGACGACGCCGGGCTGCGCGCCTTCATCGGCGACCTGGCCGACGTCGGGGTCTCCGGGCTCGTGGTCGAGCTGGGCCGCCGCTACGTCAGCGGGGTGCCGCGGGTGATGGCCGCCGCCGCCGAGCGGCGCGGGCTGCCCCTGGTCGAGCTGCGCCGGGCCATCCCGTTCGTACGGATCACCGAGGCGGTGCACGCGCTGATCGTGGACGCCCAGCTCACCGAGCTGCGAGCGACCGAGGAGATCCACCAGCGGTTCACCGAGCTGTCCGTGGAAGGCGCCGACGCGGCCGAGGTGGTGCGGCAGGCCGCCGACCTGTCCGGCTGCCCCGTGGTGCTGGAGAACCTGTCCCGGCAGGTGCTCGCGTACGACCCGGCGGGGCAGAGCGCCGAGTTGCTGCTGGAGCGCTGGGAGCAGCACTCCCGGCGGATCCGTCCGGGCGGGCGCACCGCGTACGACCCGGACAGCGGGTGGCTGGTGACCACGGTCGGCGCGCGCGGCCAGGACTGGGGGCGGTTGCTGCTGCGCTGGCCGGCCGGCGGGGAACTGACCACCGGCCGGGCGCTGCCGGCCGACGACGGCTTCGAGTCACGGGCCGCCCCGACCGGTGCCGTCCGCACCGATGCCGCCCCGGCCGGGCGGACCGACGGCGACCGGGGCGGCGACGTGGCGCTCGCCGGCCGGATCGCCGGCCCGTACGCCGTCGGGTCGGGTGCCCCGCCCACCCGGCTCACCATCCTGGTCGAGCGGGCCGCCTCCACCCTCGCCCTGGGCCGGCTGATCCGCCGTGACGCCGAGGGGTTGGAACGTCAGATCCACCGCACCCTGCTCACCGCCCTGATCGATCACTCCCGCCCGGTGGACGAGGTGGCGCTGCGGGCCAAGGCGCTCGGCGTGCCGCTGGACCGCCGGCATCTGGTCGGCGTGGTGGTCCGTTACCGGGCCGACGAGCCGGTCGGGGAGGGGGCGGCGCCGGGCGTCGACGCCGGGCCGGAGGCCGGTCCCGCCCGGCTGCGCGACCTCGCCGAGGCGGTCGGCCACGCGCTGTTGGAGGCCAAGCTCACCGGCCTGACCAGCGCCGTGGACGACCATGCGGTGGGGGCGTTGCTCGCGCTGCCCGATCCGGCCGCGGAGGAGAAGGCACTCGCCGCGTTCGCGGCGGCGTTGCGGCGGGTACGCCTCGACGCCGCTCCGGCCCGTCCGCCGGCGCCCCGTTCGCCCGTCGGCGGTACGTTCCGCCCGGCCGCCGCGGGTGGTCCGGCCGCCGTGATCGTCGCCGCCGGTTCCAGTGTGAGCAGCCTGCGGGAAGCCGGCCGGTCGCTGGTGGAGGCCAGGCAGATCGCCCAGGCAGCCCGCCGGGACCGGCGCGATCTGCTGATCTTCCGGTTGCCCCATGTCGGCCTCGCCGGTCTGCTGCATCTGCTGCGCGACGAGCCCCGGGTGCAGACCTTCGTCGAGCGGGAACTCGGCGCGCTGTTGGCGTACCACGCCCAGCACCCTCGGGAGCAGTTGCTCGGCACCCTCCGGGCCTACCTGGAGTCGGGCCGGAACAAGTCGGCTGCGGCTGCGGCGGTGCACCTGTCCCGACCGGCGTTCTACGAGCGGCTGGCCCGGATCGGTCGGATCCTCGACGTCGACCTCGACTCGGTCGACGCCTGCCTCTCCCTACACGTCGCCCTGCTCGCCCTGGACGCGGTCCGCCGTAGCTGA
- a CDS encoding TrmH family RNA methyltransferase produces the protein MPPHLESPAGCPAAGATEPARQNRPVPVHEITDPDDDRIADYRALTDVELRTRWEPPHGLFIAEGELVLRRALRAGYPARSYLVDAKRVDQLADLDTGEAPVYAATPGVLEKATGFHVHRGVLASFHRKPLPSAVEVLADARRVVILEDVNNHTNLGAIFRAVAALGVDAVLLSPTCADPLYRRSVRVSMGEVFAIPYAKLEPWPDAFAQVRAAGFTVLAMTPAPDAVPIQRLDAGQRARAALLMGAEGAGLTRAAMDASDVRVVIPMRRGVDSLNVAAATAVACWELGRDDPPFGGG, from the coding sequence GTGCCGCCGCACCTCGAAAGCCCGGCGGGGTGCCCGGCGGCCGGAGCCACCGAGCCGGCCAGGCAGAATCGTCCGGTGCCCGTCCACGAGATCACCGACCCCGACGACGACCGGATCGCCGACTACCGCGCGCTGACCGACGTCGAGCTGCGGACCCGCTGGGAGCCGCCGCACGGCCTGTTCATCGCCGAAGGGGAGCTGGTGCTGCGGCGGGCGCTGCGGGCCGGCTACCCGGCCCGGTCGTACCTGGTCGACGCCAAGCGGGTCGACCAGCTCGCCGACCTGGACACCGGGGAGGCCCCGGTCTACGCGGCCACGCCCGGCGTGCTGGAGAAGGCCACCGGCTTCCACGTGCACCGGGGCGTGCTCGCCTCGTTCCACCGCAAGCCGCTGCCCTCGGCCGTCGAGGTGCTGGCCGATGCCCGCCGGGTGGTGATCCTGGAGGACGTCAACAACCACACCAACCTCGGCGCGATCTTCCGGGCCGTGGCCGCGCTCGGGGTGGACGCCGTGCTGCTCTCCCCGACCTGCGCCGATCCGCTCTACCGGCGCAGCGTCCGGGTCAGCATGGGTGAGGTCTTCGCCATCCCGTACGCGAAGCTGGAGCCCTGGCCGGACGCGTTCGCCCAGGTCCGGGCGGCGGGCTTCACGGTGCTGGCGATGACGCCCGCGCCGGACGCGGTGCCGATCCAGCGGCTCGACGCCGGCCAGCGGGCCCGGGCGGCGCTGCTGATGGGCGCCGAGGGGGCCGGACTGACCCGGGCGGCGATGGACGCCAGCGACGTGCGGGTGGTGATCCCGATGCGGCGCGGGGTGGACTCGCTCAACGTCGCCGCCGCCACCGCGGTGGCCTGCTGGGAGCTGGGCCGCGACGACCCACCGTTCGGTGGCGGATAG
- a CDS encoding dihydrofolate reductase family protein, which yields MRKLVYWVHQSVDGFIEGPNGEFDWPAMGPELSAYSFELCDRADAFLYGGKVWGLMSYYWPRAEELSQDPHDLRFAPVWRRTPKVVISRSLETAEYGARVIGRDLAAEVAELKAQPGRELLLTGGSGAAAALTDLGLVDEYQVVVHPVVLGGGTPVFPGKDRLDLRLEETRGFDGRSVLLRYVRA from the coding sequence ATGCGCAAGCTCGTCTACTGGGTGCACCAGTCCGTCGACGGTTTCATCGAGGGGCCCAACGGTGAGTTCGACTGGCCGGCAATGGGGCCGGAGCTGTCCGCGTACTCCTTCGAGCTGTGCGACCGGGCCGACGCCTTCCTCTACGGCGGCAAGGTGTGGGGGCTGATGTCCTACTACTGGCCCCGGGCGGAGGAGCTGTCCCAGGACCCGCACGACCTGCGGTTCGCCCCGGTCTGGCGGCGTACCCCCAAGGTTGTCATCTCGCGCAGCCTGGAGACCGCCGAGTACGGCGCCCGGGTGATCGGCCGTGACCTGGCCGCCGAGGTCGCCGAGCTGAAGGCCCAGCCGGGCCGGGAGCTGCTGCTCACCGGGGGTTCGGGGGCCGCCGCGGCGCTCACCGACCTGGGCCTGGTCGACGAGTACCAGGTGGTCGTGCACCCGGTGGTGCTCGGCGGCGGCACGCCGGTCTTTCCCGGCAAGGACCGCCTCGACCTGCGACTGGAGGAGACCCGAGGTTTCGACGGCCGCTCGGTGCTGCTGCGCTACGTGCGAGCGTGA
- a CDS encoding transglycosylase domain-containing protein: protein MPSPRSPLSRLFTVLLTGVLAGLVLAVAVLPGNLLGGFVAKAALGAYAQLPDALRTPAQPQRSYLYANDGKTLITTFYDVNRTDVPLAEIAPVMRQAIVAAEDRRFYSHGGADLRGLARALVANVTGGGTEQGGSTLTMQYVRNVLKTDPTRSAEERQAATEQTIGRKLQEIRYANALEKALSKDEILNRYLNIAYFGSGAYGVAAASQRYFGKAPADLTLAEAALLAGLVQSPDAYSPIDGDQDKALQRRAYVLDAMAETGAITAQQAAAAKAEKLTLHPTAQPNGCTAVAQGHDDWGFFCDYLRQWWLAQPAFGDTVKEREQALRRGGYTVVTSLDPKIQQTAQQQATAVYGYDNKRALPIAAVEPGTGRVLAMAVNRHYSLADNPAGQANRPNTVNPLISGGASVNGYQAGSTFKMFTMLAALEAGKPLATGFDAPAKLPTRYASDAEGNCGGKWCPANANPQWMDGYRMMWDGFGRSVNTYFVWLAEQIGPAKAVEMAQRLGITFRASSDAAFAKNNADNWGAFTLGVAATTPLDLANAYATVAAEGTYCTPLPVVSVTAANGEKVDVGQPSCKQVLDPDVARAATDAARCPVGQQSAYGQCNGGTATSVDRIVGRPVAGKTGSSEQNATETFVGFTPQVAVAGIAANPDDSTDLVGAAVQAKVIDAVARVISTAVDGKPVKDFTAPSHELAGDPQRPDPQPTPQWQQQQDQGLPPNLLRFFQNRNRG, encoded by the coding sequence ATGCCGTCTCCCCGGTCGCCGCTGTCGCGGCTCTTCACCGTGCTGCTCACCGGCGTCCTCGCCGGGCTCGTCCTCGCGGTCGCCGTGCTGCCCGGCAACCTGCTCGGCGGGTTCGTCGCCAAGGCGGCCCTCGGGGCGTACGCGCAGCTGCCCGACGCGCTGCGCACCCCCGCCCAGCCGCAGCGCTCCTACCTCTACGCCAACGACGGCAAGACCCTCATCACGACGTTCTACGACGTCAACCGCACCGACGTGCCGCTGGCCGAGATCGCCCCCGTGATGCGGCAGGCGATCGTGGCCGCCGAGGACCGCCGCTTCTACTCCCACGGCGGCGCCGACCTGCGCGGCCTCGCCCGCGCCCTGGTCGCCAACGTCACCGGCGGCGGCACCGAGCAGGGCGGCTCCACGCTGACCATGCAGTACGTCCGCAACGTGCTCAAGACCGACCCCACCCGCAGCGCCGAGGAGCGGCAGGCCGCCACCGAGCAGACCATCGGGCGCAAGCTCCAGGAGATCCGGTACGCGAACGCACTGGAGAAGGCGCTCAGCAAGGACGAGATCCTCAACCGCTACCTCAACATCGCGTACTTCGGCTCCGGGGCGTACGGCGTCGCCGCGGCGAGCCAGCGCTACTTCGGCAAGGCGCCGGCCGACCTGACCCTGGCCGAGGCGGCCCTGCTCGCGGGCCTGGTCCAGTCGCCCGACGCGTACAGCCCGATCGACGGGGACCAGGACAAGGCCCTCCAGCGCCGGGCGTACGTGCTCGACGCGATGGCCGAGACCGGCGCGATCACCGCGCAGCAGGCCGCCGCGGCCAAGGCGGAGAAGCTCACCCTGCACCCGACCGCGCAGCCCAACGGCTGCACCGCGGTCGCCCAGGGGCACGACGACTGGGGCTTCTTCTGCGACTACCTCCGCCAGTGGTGGCTGGCCCAGCCGGCCTTCGGCGACACGGTGAAGGAGCGCGAGCAGGCGCTGCGCCGTGGCGGCTACACGGTGGTCACCTCGCTGGACCCGAAGATCCAGCAGACCGCCCAGCAGCAGGCCACCGCCGTCTACGGGTACGACAACAAGCGCGCCCTGCCGATCGCCGCGGTCGAGCCGGGCACCGGCCGGGTGCTCGCCATGGCGGTCAACCGGCACTACAGCCTGGCCGACAACCCGGCCGGGCAGGCCAACCGCCCGAACACCGTCAACCCGCTGATCTCCGGCGGCGCCAGTGTCAACGGCTACCAGGCCGGTTCGACGTTCAAGATGTTCACCATGCTCGCCGCGCTGGAGGCCGGCAAGCCGCTCGCCACCGGCTTCGACGCCCCGGCCAAGCTGCCCACCCGCTACGCCTCCGACGCCGAGGGCAACTGCGGCGGCAAGTGGTGCCCGGCCAACGCCAACCCGCAGTGGATGGACGGCTACCGGATGATGTGGGACGGCTTCGGTCGCTCCGTGAACACGTACTTCGTCTGGCTGGCCGAGCAGATCGGCCCGGCGAAGGCGGTGGAGATGGCGCAGCGGCTCGGCATCACCTTCCGGGCCTCGTCCGACGCCGCCTTCGCCAAGAACAACGCGGACAACTGGGGCGCGTTCACCCTGGGCGTGGCCGCCACCACCCCGCTCGACCTGGCCAACGCGTACGCCACGGTGGCGGCCGAGGGGACGTACTGCACCCCGCTGCCGGTGGTCTCGGTGACCGCCGCCAACGGCGAGAAGGTCGACGTCGGCCAGCCGTCCTGCAAGCAGGTCCTGGACCCGGACGTGGCCCGGGCCGCCACCGACGCGGCCCGCTGCCCGGTCGGCCAGCAGTCGGCGTACGGGCAGTGCAACGGCGGCACCGCCACCTCGGTCGACCGGATCGTCGGCCGGCCGGTCGCCGGCAAGACCGGCAGCTCCGAGCAGAACGCCACCGAGACCTTCGTCGGGTTCACCCCGCAGGTGGCCGTCGCCGGCATCGCGGCCAACCCCGACGACTCGACCGACCTGGTCGGCGCGGCGGTGCAGGCCAAGGTGATCGACGCCGTCGCCCGGGTGATCTCGACGGCGGTGGACGGCAAGCCGGTGAAGGACTTCACCGCGCCGAGCCACGAGCTGGCCGGCGACCCGCAGCGTCCGGACCCGCAGCCGACCCCGCAGTGGCAACAGCAGCAGGACCAGGGCCTGCCCCCCAACCTCCTGCGTTTCTTCCAGAACCGCAACCGCGGCTGA
- a CDS encoding SPFH domain-containing protein: MEFAAVVLIAIAVIVVVTLAKAVRIVPQQRQDVVERLGRYKRTLNPGLNLLVPYIDAVRTKVDMREQVVSFPPQPVITSDNLVVSIDTVLYFKVVDSVRATYEISNFLQAIEQLTVTTLRNVIGSLDLERALTSREEINRHLSGVLDETTGRWGIKVTRVEIKAIEPPPSIRDSMEKQMRAERDRRAAILNAEGLKQSQILTAEGEKQAAVLRADGDRQARILQAEGQAKAIRTVFDAIHQANPSQKVLAYQYLQALPQIANGSANKVWIVPAELTKALEGMGGALGGLANMVGDVPSPEASKGAGEVEREAAEAAQAAASAAQEIHAEVRHAEAQASGGNVPQQGLPAPEPVSPESLLNDPSDQRERG; the protein is encoded by the coding sequence ATGGAGTTTGCAGCGGTCGTCTTGATCGCGATTGCGGTGATCGTCGTGGTGACGCTGGCCAAGGCGGTGCGGATCGTGCCGCAGCAGCGGCAGGACGTGGTGGAGCGGCTGGGGCGGTACAAGCGGACCCTGAACCCTGGGCTGAACCTGCTCGTGCCGTACATCGACGCGGTGCGTACCAAGGTCGACATGCGGGAGCAGGTGGTCAGCTTCCCGCCGCAGCCGGTGATCACCTCGGACAACCTGGTCGTCTCGATCGACACGGTGCTCTATTTCAAGGTGGTCGACTCGGTGCGGGCCACCTACGAGATCTCCAACTTCCTTCAGGCCATCGAGCAGCTCACCGTGACCACGCTGCGTAACGTGATCGGCTCGCTGGACCTGGAGCGGGCGCTGACCAGCCGTGAGGAGATCAACCGGCACCTGTCCGGCGTGCTGGACGAGACCACGGGCCGGTGGGGCATCAAGGTCACCCGGGTCGAGATCAAGGCGATCGAGCCGCCGCCGAGCATCCGCGACTCGATGGAGAAGCAGATGCGCGCCGAGCGGGACCGCCGTGCCGCGATCCTGAACGCCGAGGGTCTCAAGCAGTCGCAGATCCTCACCGCCGAGGGCGAGAAGCAGGCCGCCGTGCTGCGGGCCGACGGTGACCGGCAGGCCCGGATCCTCCAGGCGGAGGGCCAGGCCAAGGCGATCCGGACGGTCTTCGACGCGATCCACCAGGCCAACCCGAGCCAGAAGGTGCTCGCCTACCAGTACCTCCAGGCGCTGCCGCAGATCGCCAACGGTTCCGCGAACAAGGTCTGGATCGTCCCGGCCGAGCTGACCAAGGCCCTGGAGGGGATGGGCGGCGCGCTGGGCGGGCTGGCCAACATGGTCGGCGACGTGCCGTCGCCGGAGGCCAGCAAGGGCGCCGGCGAGGTGGAGCGGGAGGCCGCCGAGGCGGCGCAGGCCGCCGCCAGCGCCGCCCAGGAGATCCACGCCGAGGTACGCCACGCCGAGGCGCAGGCCAGCGGCGGCAACGTCCCGCAGCAGGGTCTGCCGGCTCCCGAGCCGGTCTCCCCGGAGAGCCTGCTCAACGACCCCTCGGACCAGCGCGAGCGGGGCTGA
- a CDS encoding NfeD family protein gives MNAVLWIVLGVVLAVAEIFTTTLFLIMFAAGAFAAAAAAALGAPVAIQALVFAVVSTLCVALLRPVIRRHANAALEGGERSFGVEALEGTAALVVEPVDVEHGLIKIDGELWTARAYDATRSYAVGERVQVIKVRGATALVWQDEISTPGALPETKR, from the coding sequence GTGAACGCAGTGCTGTGGATCGTGCTTGGTGTGGTGTTGGCGGTCGCCGAGATCTTTACGACGACGCTGTTCCTGATCATGTTCGCGGCCGGGGCGTTCGCCGCCGCGGCCGCCGCCGCGCTCGGCGCTCCGGTCGCGATCCAGGCGCTGGTCTTCGCCGTGGTCTCCACGCTCTGCGTGGCGCTGCTCCGGCCGGTCATCCGGCGGCACGCCAATGCGGCGCTGGAAGGTGGCGAACGGTCGTTCGGCGTCGAGGCGCTGGAGGGGACGGCGGCGCTGGTGGTGGAGCCGGTGGACGTCGAGCACGGCCTGATCAAGATCGACGGAGAGTTGTGGACCGCTCGGGCGTACGACGCGACGCGGAGCTACGCCGTGGGTGAGCGGGTGCAGGTGATAAAGGTCCGGGGCGCCACCGCCCTGGTCTGGCAGGACGAGATTTCCACCCCGGGCGCACTGCCCGAGACGAAAAGGTGA
- a CDS encoding serine hydrolase domain-containing protein: MALLPETARRVDALVTRAQAEGRGPSVALGVVRAGSLAHLALAGDHPVSDADLQYRIGSISKTMTAVLVMQQRDAGRLALDDPLDKHLPGTPAGALTLRQLLGHASGLQREPDGRWWERTEGVDLGTLVAGLTPEKIAHPPHRAYHYSNLAYGLLGGVLERVTGTPWADLLRERLLEPLGMRRTTYHPTEPYARGYVVHPWHDTLREEPRTDTGAMAPAGQLWSTVADLARWAAFLADPAPDVLAPATLTEMCAPVVISDLDSWTGGHGLGVELYRVGDRVYVGHGGSMPGYVAGLAVHRPSRTAVVDFANSYGLRAGHHVVELARQVLTLVLDAEPAPPAPWRPAGPPAPELAELTGRWWWMGMEYEFRPDPAGDLVGGPVGRPLLRFSPEGPDRWRGRSGSQDGEILTVLRDGAGRPVALDIATFVFTRDPDEVP; encoded by the coding sequence ATGGCCCTGCTGCCCGAAACGGCCCGACGGGTCGACGCGCTGGTCACCCGGGCCCAGGCCGAGGGACGCGGCCCCTCGGTCGCCCTCGGCGTGGTCCGCGCCGGCAGCCTCGCCCACCTCGCGCTCGCCGGCGACCACCCCGTCTCCGACGCGGACCTGCAGTACCGGATCGGCTCGATCAGCAAGACCATGACCGCCGTGCTGGTGATGCAGCAGCGGGACGCCGGCCGGCTGGCCCTGGACGACCCGCTGGACAAGCACCTGCCCGGCACCCCGGCCGGCGCGCTCACCCTGCGCCAGCTGCTCGGGCACGCCAGCGGCCTGCAACGCGAGCCGGACGGCCGGTGGTGGGAGCGGACCGAGGGCGTCGACCTGGGCACCCTCGTCGCCGGGCTGACACCGGAGAAGATCGCCCACCCGCCGCACCGCGCGTACCACTACTCAAACCTGGCGTACGGGCTGCTCGGCGGGGTGCTGGAGCGGGTCACCGGGACGCCCTGGGCCGACCTGCTCCGGGAACGGCTCCTCGAACCCCTGGGCATGCGGCGCACCACCTACCACCCGACCGAGCCCTACGCCCGGGGGTACGTGGTGCACCCCTGGCACGACACGCTGCGCGAGGAGCCCCGTACCGACACCGGGGCGATGGCGCCCGCCGGTCAGCTCTGGTCGACCGTCGCGGACCTGGCCCGCTGGGCGGCGTTCCTGGCCGACCCGGCCCCGGACGTGCTCGCCCCGGCCACGCTCACCGAGATGTGCGCGCCGGTGGTGATCAGCGACCTGGACTCGTGGACCGGCGGGCACGGCCTCGGCGTGGAGCTCTACCGGGTCGGCGACCGGGTGTACGTGGGCCACGGCGGCTCGATGCCCGGGTACGTGGCCGGCCTGGCGGTGCACCGGCCAAGCCGGACCGCCGTGGTCGACTTCGCCAACTCCTACGGGCTACGCGCCGGCCACCACGTCGTCGAGCTGGCCCGGCAGGTGCTCACCCTGGTGCTGGACGCCGAGCCGGCCCCGCCCGCCCCGTGGCGTCCGGCCGGCCCGCCGGCCCCGGAGTTGGCCGAGCTGACCGGCCGCTGGTGGTGGATGGGCATGGAGTACGAGTTCCGCCCGGACCCGGCCGGTGACCTGGTGGGCGGCCCGGTCGGTCGACCGCTGCTCCGCTTCAGCCCCGAGGGCCCGGACCGTTGGCGGGGCCGCTCCGGCTCTCAGGACGGCGAGATCCTCACCGTGCTCCGGGACGGGGCCGGTCGCCCGGTGGCACTGGACATCGCCACCTTCGTCTTCACCCGCGATCCCGACGAGGTCCCGTGA